The window GGGGATCAACAGTGGACTCGTCGCCGGGAAGGGAAGCCTCATCGTCAACGGCGTGGAGTTCCGGGCCGGCGTGCCCGGCACCGTGCGGATCGACGGCGCGGCGGTGGCGGAATCCGCGGTGCGCCAGGGGATGGTGGTCCGGATCCGGGGCGCCTTCGGGCCGCTGGAAAACGAAGGAGGATACGACAACGTGGCGGCGGAGCCGCAGGTGATCGGGCCGGTGTCGGGCCTTTCGGGGTCCTCCTTCACCGTGCTGGGACAGGCCGTCACGATCACTCCCGCCACCATCTTCGACGATCCGGCCAACCGGGTCCTGGCGAACGGCGACGTGGTGGAAGTCCACGGCATCTTCTCCGGAGCGAATTCGATCGAAGCGACGTACATACAGCGGGATCCCGCGGGCGCGACCAAGCGGCAGGTCCGGGGAGTCGTCGGCGGGTCGGTCGCCGGATCGTTCTTCATCGGGCTCCAGCGGGTCGACCTCGGTGCGGTGACTCCCGTTCCCCTGGATAACGATTTCGTGGAGGTCGAGGGGACTCAGGCCGTCCCGGGCGGTCCGCTGCAGGCGACGAGCATCGTGGTCGACAACTTCCCGGCCCATGGCGACCAGGAGGTCGAGACCGAGGGGAGCGTGGCAAGCCACGACGCGGCCGCGAAGAGCTTCGTGTTCCGTTCTCCGTGGGGTCCCGTCACCGTGCGATACGACGTCCCGGGGTTCGCGGTGACGGCGTTCCAGCTCGAGGAACGCAACACTCCTTCGACCGCATCGGCGGTGCTCTCGGCCGGCAACCAGGTCGAAGTGGAGGGCAGATTGGTCGGCGGAGTCCTCCAGGCGCGGGAGATCGAGCTCCGGAGAACCGAGAACGCGGTCCTCGAAGGAATCGTCTCGAGCGGAGGGGGTTCGAACTTCACCCTCATGCCGTTCGGCATCGCGCTTTCCGCCCCTGCCGGCCAGGTGCCGTCCAACGGGGACCGGGTGGAGGTGGGGGGAACCGTGGTGCCGGGGACCACGTCCATCACGGTCACAAGGGTGACCCCTCTCACGGCCGGCACGCGCGTGTTCATCAAGGGGCCCGTCACGTCCAGCGATCTCGCTACCCGGTCGTTGACCATACTCGGCATACCGGTGAACACCTCCGGGCTCCAGCCGGCGGACGACGCGTCGCTGGGCCTTCCGTCCGAGTACGAGAACGCGGTGAACCGGCGGATCACGAGGGACGAGTTCTACGCGCAGATCGTTCCCCTCGTCACGGTCGTGAGGGCGAAGGCGCAGGACGACCCGGCCGCTCCCCCCTTCACGGGCGGAGTCTTCCACCCCAGGGCCGGCGTGGAGATCGAGCCGCACCGGTAAGGGACCCGGGTCGCCCCGGGAACGAAACGTGCCGGAGGAGGTGGGCGCATTGCCGTTCGAGGAACCCCAGCGGGTCGGCTACATCGTGAAGCGGTACCCGCGCTTCTCGGAGACCTTCATCGTGACGGAACTCCTCGCCCACGAGGAGGCGGGTCTCTCCCTCGATGTGTTCTCCCTGTACCCGCCCGTGGACACCCACTTCCAGGACGCCATCGCCCGCGTGCGGGCGCCGGTCCATTACGTCCCCGACAGCGACGGGAAGTCGCTTCGGTTCTGGGAGGGGCTCTGCGAGGCCGCCGCCGACGTCCCCGGCCTCTGGAGCGCCCTCGACGCGGCGGTGGGGGAAGAGGCCCGCGACGTCTTCCAGGCGGCCGTCGTCGCCCGCCTGGCGCGCCGGAGGGGGATCCGGCACCTGCACGCCCATTTCGGCAGCGTGGCGACCACCGTCGCGCGCCTCGCCGCCCGCTTCGGGGGGCTGACCTACAGCTTCACGGCCCACGCGAAGGACATTTTCCACGAGAGCGTCCGTCCGGACGACATGCGCCGGAAGCTCGCCGACGCATCCGCGGTGGTCACGGTGAGCGACTACAACCTCGAGTATCTCCGGGCGCAGTACGGAGATGCGGCCGCGCGTGTGCGGCGTATCTACAACGGCCTCGACCTGGACCGGTTCCCGTACGGCCCGCCGCGGGACCGTCCGCCGAAGGTCGTCTACGTCGGGCGCCTGGTGGAGAAGAAGGGCCTTCCCGATCTCGTCGACGCATGCGCCATGCTCGCCGCCCGCGGGAAAACCCTGGATTGCGCCATCGTGGGTGCGGGCGAGCTGGACGCGGCGCTGGCGGAGCGGATCTCGCGGCTCGGCATCGGAACCACGGTACGCCTGCTGGGACCGCGTCCGCAGGCGGAAGTGATCCGGCTCCTCCGGGAGGCCTCGGCCGTCGCGGTGCCCTGCGTGATCGGCGAGGACGGCAACCGGGACGGGCTCCCGACGGTGATCCTGGAGGCCATGGCCCTGGGGACCCCTTGCGTTTCCACGGACGTCACGGGGATCCCCGAAGTCGTGCGGCACGGAGAGACCGGCCTGATCGTGCCTCAGCGCGATCCGGCGGCGTTGGCGGACGCCCTGGAGCGTCTCGCGTCCGACTCCGATCTCCGCGTCTCCCTCGCGGACCGGGCCCGGGAGCGGATCGAAAGCGAGTTCGACATCCGCCGGAACGCGGCGATGATTCGCGGGCTCTTCCGGGAGGCGGCCGGGGAGCACGCAGCAACCGCCTGAACGGGGGGACCGATGCGCGTCGCCTACGTCTGCGCCGATCCGGGTGTGCCGGTCTTCGGCACGAAGGGGTCGTCGATCCACGTGCAGGAGATGCTTCGCGCATTCACGGGCAGGGGTTGCCGGGTCGAGCTCTACGCCGCCCGCGCGGAAGGCGCTCCCCCCCCGGGACTGGATTCGATCCCGGTGCGTCTCCTTCCGCGTCCTTCCGCATCCGTCGCCGAGGCGCGGGAGCGGGAGGCCCTGGCGGCGAACGATCCGCTGCGGCGCGCCCTCGAAGGGGCGGGCCGCTTCGACCTGGTCTACGAGCGCTATTCGCTGTGGAGCCACGCCGCGATGGAGCACGCGCGGGACTCGGGCACCCCGGGGATCCTGGAGGTGAACGCTCCCCTGGTCGAGGAGCAGGAGAAGTACCGGACGCTGGCCGACCGGGCGGGCGCCGAACGGGTGGCGCGACAGGTGTTCGCCGCGGCGCGCTCGCTCGTGGCGGTGTCGGAAGGCGTCGCTGCGTATCTGCGGGGCAAGGGCGTCGCGCCGGATCGGGTCCACGTGGTGCAAAACGGCGTGGATCCTTCCCGCTTCACCGATTCGGTCACGCCCTTCCGCCCCGCCGGGACGGAGGTTTTCACCGTCGGGTTCGTGGGGACGCTGAAGGCTTGGCACGGGCTTCCCCAGCTCA of the Deltaproteobacteria bacterium genome contains:
- a CDS encoding glycosyltransferase, whose protein sequence is MPFEEPQRVGYIVKRYPRFSETFIVTELLAHEEAGLSLDVFSLYPPVDTHFQDAIARVRAPVHYVPDSDGKSLRFWEGLCEAAADVPGLWSALDAAVGEEARDVFQAAVVARLARRRGIRHLHAHFGSVATTVARLAARFGGLTYSFTAHAKDIFHESVRPDDMRRKLADASAVVTVSDYNLEYLRAQYGDAAARVRRIYNGLDLDRFPYGPPRDRPPKVVYVGRLVEKKGLPDLVDACAMLAARGKTLDCAIVGAGELDAALAERISRLGIGTTVRLLGPRPQAEVIRLLREASAVAVPCVIGEDGNRDGLPTVILEAMALGTPCVSTDVTGIPEVVRHGETGLIVPQRDPAALADALERLASDSDLRVSLADRARERIESEFDIRRNAAMIRGLFREAAGEHAATA
- a CDS encoding glycosyltransferase family 4 protein, which gives rise to MRVAYVCADPGVPVFGTKGSSIHVQEMLRAFTGRGCRVELYAARAEGAPPPGLDSIPVRLLPRPSASVAEAREREALAANDPLRRALEGAGRFDLVYERYSLWSHAAMEHARDSGTPGILEVNAPLVEEQEKYRTLADRAGAERVARQVFAAARSLVAVSEGVAAYLRGKGVAPDRVHVVQNGVDPSRFTDSVTPFRPAGTEVFTVGFVGTLKAWHGLPQLTDAFQRFHERHPSSRLLIVGDGPEREELVRDLAARGLSGSSHLCGAVPPADIPGWMASMDAAVAPYPPTESFYFSPLKIFEYMAAGLPVAASRIGQIEAIIRDGENGLLLPPGDVEALAAALERLCKDRAFRMRLGRAARATVLEEHTWDAVAGRILRLAAAEPSTAPDHPIPG